A stretch of Campylobacter showae DNA encodes these proteins:
- a CDS encoding metallophosphoesterase, which produces MLDDYGDQIYLIGDVHGCYKTLCTLIDRLPRGADSKICFVGDLIDRGEGSFEVVQLVMQRGYAAVMGNHEYRLLQHKDAFLRGEMPSDPRWFFLNGGAQTFASYAKASRTQKLAHIEFLSNLPLYLEFDEFKNTQGRRLVVSHSAAGRMWPLRNSDGDSAAEFRRHVLCGRGDFSQNDGVFNVYGHTPIAEPDITEFGANIDTGCVYKHKFGHLCALEFPSMRVFLQENIEEGG; this is translated from the coding sequence ATGTTAGATGATTATGGCGACCAAATTTACCTCATTGGCGACGTTCACGGCTGTTATAAAACCCTTTGCACCTTGATAGATCGCTTGCCGCGCGGTGCTGATTCTAAAATTTGCTTCGTGGGCGATCTGATAGACCGCGGCGAGGGGAGTTTTGAGGTCGTGCAGTTAGTGATGCAGCGCGGTTACGCGGCTGTGATGGGCAATCACGAATACCGCCTTTTGCAACACAAGGACGCATTTTTGCGTGGCGAAATGCCTAGCGATCCGCGCTGGTTTTTCCTCAACGGCGGCGCGCAGACTTTTGCATCCTACGCCAAAGCCAGCCGTACCCAGAAGCTCGCGCACATAGAGTTTTTATCAAATTTGCCGCTTTATTTGGAATTTGACGAGTTTAAAAACACGCAGGGCAGGCGGCTCGTGGTATCGCACTCGGCGGCCGGGCGGATGTGGCCGCTGCGTAACTCGGACGGCGATAGTGCGGCGGAGTTTAGGCGACACGTGCTTTGCGGTAGAGGCGATTTTAGCCAAAACGATGGCGTCTTTAACGTCTACGGCCATACGCCAATCGCTGAGCCTGATATCACGGAATTTGGCGCAAATATCGACACAGGCTGCGTCTATAAGCATAAATTTGGCCATCTTTGCGCGCTCGAGTTTCCGAGCATGCGAGTCTTTTTGCAGGAAAATATCGAAGAGGGCGGGTGA
- a CDS encoding LysE/ArgO family amino acid transporter, protein MISFNAFFSGFSLGLSLILPIGAQNAFVLKQGIKKQYVFLVCAICALSDATLIFAGVSGFGYVVERYPIIKTAALWGGFVFLSIYGIRSLYSAFSASHALTAGGEEARSTVKTALLTLAFTWLNPHVYLDTVVLLGSVSTKFSESAGLFGTGAMCASFVFFFSLGYGARFLAPLFQKPVAWKILEFFVGVMMIALGVMLVVGK, encoded by the coding sequence ATGATTTCTTTCAACGCCTTTTTCTCTGGTTTTTCGCTCGGGCTCTCGCTGATTTTACCCATCGGAGCTCAAAATGCCTTCGTGCTAAAACAAGGCATCAAAAAACAGTATGTTTTTCTAGTTTGCGCTATCTGCGCGCTTAGCGACGCCACGCTGATTTTTGCGGGAGTGTCGGGGTTTGGCTACGTGGTTGAGCGCTATCCCATCATCAAAACCGCCGCGCTTTGGGGCGGATTTGTATTTTTGAGCATTTACGGAATTCGTAGCCTTTATAGCGCGTTTAGCGCCTCTCATGCGCTAACGGCAGGCGGCGAGGAGGCGCGCAGTACGGTAAAAACGGCGCTTCTTACGCTAGCTTTTACGTGGCTAAACCCGCACGTTTATCTTGACACGGTCGTACTTTTGGGCTCGGTTTCTACGAAATTTAGCGAGAGTGCGGGACTCTTTGGCACGGGCGCGATGTGCGCGTCGTTTGTGTTTTTCTTTTCGCTCGGATACGGAGCTAGATTTTTAGCGCCGTTGTTTCAAAAGCCCGTCGCATGGAAAATTTTGGAGTTTTTCGTCGGCGTAATGATGATAGCGCTTGGTGTGATGTTAGTTGTCGGCAAGTGA
- a CDS encoding primosomal protein N', whose translation MLYYQIIPSGLNLKPLTYCSDFKIPNFTQVLINIKNKKTIGYVLQSVAEPNFKTLEILEILPATLTPIQISLLKFISHYYVVNLSIAAGLFTPLEIEAPCLQNLTQAQILSDKNETNAKFDDSKELNLTTELNETWQSNLPENLNSGDYQENLKLNENVGAKLNFNNPTQSPKIGTNQSVAIEFFPKIPSLNQDQQVALNFAKSHKTSLIFGDTGSGKSEIYFSLIREYLLAGKQVLLLMPEISLTPQMTKRLKSYFGEKFGVWHSKITPKKRGEILQKFQSREINLIAGARSALFLPFSELGLIIVDEEHDDSYKSAQNPHYNARDLALFLASKFDIKVVLGSATPSVVSFKKQPHFRLRGTFFKSEKKFIYDESETGLSDVILGELAASFASGKQAVVFLPTRANFRYLSCRECGSTIKCPFCSVGMSFYKKRNLLKCQYCGFTTVATCSCEKCGSEMIEAKKIGTDELTDALHLAFPAARIEKFDRDEITTQNKLEKTLKAFNAGEIDALVGTQMLSKGHDYHNVDLAVIMGVDELLNFPDFRARERTLALAMQVAGRAGRSGEGRVVVQSRQREFFENFISDYDAFLAEEILAREPIYPPFARLLRVVVSEKSEHAAKQRLEICVAELENLRMAESSLEIVGHGKCAIEIMGGKYRFEILLRCTSHAPLIKAARICAVQGFDVDMDPINFS comes from the coding sequence ATGCTCTACTACCAAATAATTCCGAGCGGCTTAAATCTTAAGCCGCTTACATATTGTTCAGATTTTAAAATACCCAATTTTACCCAAGTCTTAATCAATATAAAAAATAAAAAAACTATCGGCTACGTCCTCCAAAGCGTAGCCGAGCCGAATTTTAAAACGCTTGAAATTTTAGAAATTTTACCCGCCACGCTTACACCGATACAAATTTCGCTTTTGAAATTTATCTCGCATTACTATGTCGTAAATTTATCTATCGCGGCCGGACTTTTTACTCCGCTTGAGATTGAAGCGCCTTGCTTGCAAAATTTGACGCAAGCGCAAATTCTGAGCGATAAAAACGAGACAAATGCAAAATTTGACGATAGCAAAGAGTTAAATTTGACTACGGAATTAAACGAAACATGGCAGTCAAATTTGCCTGAAAATTTAAATAGCGGCGACTATCAGGAAAATTTGAAATTAAATGAGAATGTTGGTGCCAAATTAAATTTTAATAATCCCACACAGTCGCCCAAAATAGGCACCAACCAATCAGTTGCAATCGAGTTTTTCCCAAAAATCCCAAGTTTAAACCAAGATCAACAAGTGGCGCTAAATTTTGCTAAAAGCCATAAAACGAGTTTGATTTTCGGCGATACGGGAAGCGGCAAAAGCGAGATTTATTTTTCCCTTATCCGCGAATATCTACTCGCGGGCAAACAGGTTTTGCTTTTGATGCCTGAAATCTCGCTAACGCCTCAGATGACGAAGCGGCTAAAGAGCTATTTTGGCGAGAAATTTGGTGTCTGGCACTCCAAAATAACTCCAAAAAAGCGCGGCGAAATCCTACAAAAATTTCAGAGTCGCGAGATAAATTTGATCGCTGGCGCGCGCTCGGCGCTATTTTTGCCTTTTAGCGAGCTTGGACTCATCATCGTCGACGAGGAGCACGACGACAGCTACAAATCCGCGCAAAATCCACACTATAACGCCCGCGATCTCGCGCTTTTTTTGGCAAGCAAATTTGACATCAAAGTCGTACTTGGCTCGGCGACCCCGAGCGTCGTGAGCTTCAAAAAGCAGCCTCATTTTAGGTTAAGGGGAACGTTTTTTAAAAGCGAGAAAAAATTTATCTACGACGAGAGCGAGACGGGGCTAAGCGATGTGATTTTAGGTGAGCTCGCGGCGAGTTTTGCGAGCGGTAAGCAGGCGGTCGTATTTTTGCCCACGCGCGCGAACTTCCGCTATCTGTCGTGCCGTGAGTGCGGCAGCACGATAAAGTGCCCATTTTGCAGCGTAGGAATGAGCTTTTACAAAAAGCGAAATCTGCTAAAGTGCCAGTATTGCGGCTTTACGACGGTTGCGACATGCTCGTGCGAGAAGTGCGGTAGCGAGATGATCGAGGCGAAAAAAATCGGCACCGACGAGCTGACGGACGCCCTGCACTTGGCGTTTCCAGCTGCTAGGATCGAGAAATTCGACCGAGATGAGATCACGACGCAAAACAAGCTCGAAAAAACGCTAAAAGCCTTTAATGCGGGCGAGATAGACGCGCTCGTCGGCACGCAGATGTTGAGCAAGGGGCACGACTACCACAATGTGGATCTTGCGGTCATCATGGGTGTAGATGAGCTACTAAATTTTCCTGATTTTCGCGCTCGCGAGCGAACGTTGGCGCTGGCGATGCAGGTGGCGGGCAGGGCAGGACGCTCGGGTGAGGGGCGCGTGGTCGTGCAGAGTAGGCAGCGGGAGTTTTTTGAAAATTTTATCTCGGATTACGATGCGTTTTTGGCTGAGGAGATTCTTGCTAGAGAGCCGATATATCCGCCGTTTGCTAGGCTTTTGCGGGTTGTCGTTTCTGAAAAAAGCGAGCATGCGGCAAAACAAAGGCTAGAAATTTGCGTAGCCGAGCTTGAAAATTTGCGCATGGCCGAATCTTCGCTAGAGATCGTCGGACACGGCAAGTGCGCGATCGAAATCATGGGCGGAAAATACCGTTTTGAGATTTTGCTGCGTTGCACCTCGCACGCTCCGCTCATAAAAGCCGCTCGTATCTGCGCCGTGCAAGGCTTTGACGTCGATATGGATCCGATAAATTTCTCGTAA
- a CDS encoding type II secretion system protein, with amino-acid sequence MRKGFTMIELIFVIVILGILAAVAVPRLTATRDDAEIAKAATNVSTLISDIGAYYTSQGRFGTKAQMSNVVISGGTDLNIAANGTATGTATGSLQSAGKNCLAFTLNPEVNNATTRTPAFVTIAAGADAAAPICVKVIADPEIQKYINAQFVGQTFNTVTNQWEAAAPAAGVQITGLSVVR; translated from the coding sequence ATGAGAAAAGGTTTTACAATGATTGAGTTGATCTTCGTGATTGTTATTTTAGGTATTTTAGCTGCTGTAGCAGTACCAAGACTAACTGCAACTCGTGATGACGCTGAGATAGCAAAAGCTGCAACAAACGTAAGTACTTTAATAAGCGATATCGGAGCTTACTATACTTCACAAGGAAGATTTGGTACAAAGGCACAAATGAGTAACGTTGTTATTAGTGGCGGTACTGATCTTAATATAGCTGCAAATGGAACAGCGACTGGAACAGCGACTGGAAGCCTACAATCAGCCGGCAAAAACTGCCTAGCGTTCACGCTTAATCCAGAGGTAAATAACGCAACCACTAGAACACCTGCGTTTGTAACTATAGCGGCTGGTGCTGATGCTGCTGCGCCTATTTGTGTAAAAGTCATAGCTGATCCAGAGATTCAAAAATATATAAATGCACAATTTGTAGGTCAAACATTTAATACTGTTACAAACCAATGGGAAGCTGCTGCTCCTGCCGCTGGTGTACAGATTACAGGACTATCTGTAGTTAGATAA
- the uvrB gene encoding excinuclease ABC subunit UvrB: MKNFEISSKFSPSEDQARAVANIVASVRSGNKYQTLLGVTGSGKTFTMANVIKELNMPTLIMTHNKSLAAQLYSEFKGFFPKNHVEYFISYYDYYQPEAYIPRQDLFIEKDSSVNEELERLRLSATASLLSFDDVVCVASVSANYGLGNPSEYQGMVAYLGVGENINQRALLQKLVDMGYKRNDNYFDRGDFRVNGDVVDVYPAYWGDEALRIEFFGDEIDAMYHFDVLENKKLKDVGKFTLYATSQFIVGADRLKIAIKQIEEELEERLKEFNEQGKLVEAQRLKQRVEFDLEMMSSTGMCKGIENYARHLTGQKPGETPYSMFDYFELGGKDYLVIVDESHVSLPQFRGMYAGDRSRKEVLVEYGFRLPSALDNRPLKFDEFINKRAKFLFVSATPNEYEINLSCGHVYEQILRPTGLLDPLIEIKDSENQVEILFDEAKKTIERNERVLVTVLTKKMAEELSRYYTELGIKVKYMHSDIDAVERNEIIRGLRSGEFDMLIGINLLREGLDLPEVSLIAIMDADKEGFLRSTTSLIQTMGRAARNVNGRVLMFAKKITKSMQEAMDTTLARRKMQEEYNRAHGITPRSASRNIEESLHVEDGTEILRKGANLEKMPASERASIIKELRKQMLEAAEQLEFEKAAALRDEIAKIRKL; encoded by the coding sequence ATGAAAAATTTTGAAATTTCGTCCAAATTTAGCCCGAGCGAGGATCAGGCCCGCGCAGTCGCTAACATCGTAGCCTCCGTAAGATCTGGCAACAAATATCAAACGCTTCTAGGCGTCACGGGCTCGGGCAAGACCTTTACGATGGCAAACGTGATAAAAGAGCTAAATATGCCCACGCTAATCATGACGCACAACAAATCTCTCGCCGCGCAGCTTTATAGCGAATTTAAGGGCTTTTTTCCTAAAAATCACGTGGAGTACTTTATCAGCTACTACGACTACTATCAGCCCGAAGCCTACATCCCGCGTCAAGACCTTTTCATCGAAAAGGACAGTTCCGTAAACGAAGAACTCGAACGCCTGCGCCTCTCTGCGACGGCTAGTTTACTTAGCTTTGACGACGTCGTGTGCGTGGCGTCGGTGTCGGCCAACTACGGCCTGGGTAATCCTAGCGAATACCAAGGCATGGTCGCGTATCTGGGCGTTGGCGAAAATATCAATCAGCGTGCGCTGCTGCAAAAGCTCGTCGATATGGGCTACAAGCGAAACGATAACTACTTCGACCGAGGCGACTTTCGCGTAAACGGCGACGTCGTGGACGTCTATCCCGCATACTGGGGCGACGAGGCTCTTCGTATCGAGTTTTTTGGCGACGAGATAGACGCGATGTATCACTTTGACGTGCTTGAAAACAAAAAGCTAAAAGACGTGGGTAAATTTACGCTTTATGCCACGAGTCAGTTTATCGTGGGCGCAGACCGCCTAAAAATCGCCATCAAACAGATCGAAGAGGAGCTAGAAGAGCGGCTAAAAGAATTTAACGAGCAAGGCAAGCTCGTCGAGGCGCAGCGCCTAAAACAGCGAGTGGAATTTGACCTAGAGATGATGAGCAGCACAGGCATGTGCAAGGGTATCGAAAACTACGCGCGCCACCTAACCGGGCAAAAGCCCGGAGAGACGCCATACTCGATGTTTGATTACTTCGAGCTTGGCGGCAAGGACTATCTAGTCATCGTGGACGAGAGTCACGTGAGTCTGCCGCAGTTTCGCGGTATGTACGCAGGCGACCGCAGCCGCAAAGAGGTGCTGGTGGAGTACGGCTTTCGTCTGCCGTCCGCACTGGATAACCGTCCGCTCAAATTTGACGAGTTTATAAACAAACGCGCCAAATTTCTTTTCGTCTCGGCAACCCCAAATGAATACGAGATAAATTTAAGCTGCGGCCACGTCTATGAGCAAATTTTACGTCCGACGGGACTGCTCGATCCCTTGATCGAGATAAAAGACAGCGAAAATCAGGTGGAGATTTTATTTGACGAGGCTAAAAAAACCATCGAGAGAAACGAGCGCGTGCTAGTCACCGTGCTCACCAAAAAGATGGCCGAGGAGCTTAGCCGCTACTACACCGAGCTAGGCATCAAGGTCAAATACATGCACTCAGATATCGACGCCGTCGAGCGAAACGAGATCATCCGCGGACTGCGTAGCGGCGAGTTTGATATGCTCATCGGTATAAATTTGCTCCGAGAGGGGCTTGATCTGCCCGAGGTTAGCCTCATTGCCATCATGGACGCCGACAAGGAGGGCTTTTTGCGCTCGACGACGAGCCTCATACAAACGATGGGGCGTGCGGCTAGAAACGTAAACGGCCGGGTGCTGATGTTTGCCAAAAAGATCACCAAATCAATGCAAGAAGCGATGGATACGACGCTGGCACGCCGCAAGATGCAAGAGGAGTACAACCGCGCCCACGGCATCACGCCGCGCTCAGCCAGCCGAAATATCGAGGAGAGCCTGCACGTCGAGGACGGCACGGAGATCTTAAGAAAAGGCGCAAATCTGGAAAAAATGCCCGCCAGCGAGCGAGCGAGCATAATCAAAGAGTTAAGAAAACAGATGCTAGAAGCCGCGGAGCAGCTGGAGTTTGAGAAGGCGGCGGCATTGCGCGACGAGATCGCCAAGATACGCAAGCTTTAA
- a CDS encoding RNA degradosome polyphosphate kinase — protein MDEKKSVFINRELSWLRFNSRVLAQCEKALPPLEKLKFIAIYMTNLDEFYMIRIAGLKQLFAAGVAASGSDGMSPLDQLREIRKYIKDELSIVERHYKDALKELAQNGLFMKNYDEISPELRAKCDEYFFSNILPVIVPIAVDATHPYPHLNNLSFSLAVKLADADSPEIIKFGMIRISRVLPRFFQASDNVYVPIETIVHRHAEEIFPGYKLLSSAAFRVTRNADIVIEEEEADDFMMILEQGLKLRRKGAFVRMQIQKDADAEIVEFLNSHMKIFYKDIYEYTVPLTLNSLWQIVGNKEFSHLCLPPYAPKTLPPFSSHLSMFDVIDKEDVLVVHPYESFDPVVQFIREASKDPRVISIRMTLYRVDKNSPIIQALIDAANDGKQVTVMVELKARFDEENNLHWAKALEDAGAHVIYGITGFKVHAKVSQVIRQEGGKLKFYMHLSTGNYNGGSAKIYTDVSYFTSRAEFASDTTTFFHILSGFSKNRRLQTLSMSPMQIKERVLEMIKTETAHGEQGRIVAKMNALVDSDIVDALVKASSAGVKIDLIVRGICCVRPGVKGLSENIRVRSLIGKYLEHARIFYFRHAEPQIYIASADWMPRNLERRLELMTPIIDKNLQERLLEFLRLQLSDNELAFELQNSGEYAKVRPKDGDARINSQEVLEEYVSGIYKATKKDTDKGKSEQMVAKLLKES, from the coding sequence ATGGATGAGAAAAAGAGCGTTTTTATCAACCGCGAGCTTAGCTGGCTACGCTTTAACTCGCGCGTTTTAGCCCAGTGCGAAAAGGCGTTACCGCCGCTTGAAAAGCTAAAATTTATCGCGATTTATATGACGAATTTGGACGAGTTTTACATGATCCGTATCGCGGGGCTTAAGCAGCTTTTTGCCGCCGGAGTCGCAGCTAGCGGTAGCGACGGCATGAGTCCGCTCGATCAGCTAAGAGAGATCAGAAAATACATCAAAGACGAGCTATCTATCGTAGAAAGGCACTACAAAGACGCGCTAAAAGAACTCGCGCAAAACGGGCTTTTTATGAAAAATTACGACGAAATCTCGCCCGAACTTCGCGCCAAATGCGACGAGTATTTTTTCTCAAATATCCTGCCCGTCATCGTGCCTATCGCGGTTGACGCCACGCACCCGTATCCTCATCTAAACAACCTTAGCTTTAGCCTAGCCGTCAAGCTTGCCGACGCGGATAGTCCTGAGATCATAAAATTTGGCATGATACGCATCTCGCGCGTTTTGCCGAGATTTTTTCAGGCTAGCGACAACGTCTACGTGCCGATAGAAACGATCGTGCACCGCCACGCAGAGGAGATTTTTCCTGGTTACAAGCTGCTTAGTTCGGCGGCGTTTAGAGTTACGCGAAACGCCGACATCGTCATCGAGGAGGAAGAGGCGGATGATTTCATGATGATCCTCGAGCAAGGGCTCAAGCTACGCCGAAAAGGCGCGTTTGTCCGCATGCAGATACAAAAGGACGCCGACGCCGAGATAGTCGAGTTTCTAAACTCGCATATGAAGATTTTTTACAAAGACATCTATGAGTACACCGTACCGCTGACGCTAAATTCGCTCTGGCAGATCGTGGGAAATAAAGAATTCTCGCACCTTTGCCTGCCGCCGTACGCGCCAAAGACTCTGCCGCCTTTTAGCAGCCACCTCTCGATGTTTGACGTCATCGACAAAGAAGACGTGCTAGTCGTGCATCCCTACGAGAGCTTTGATCCCGTCGTGCAGTTTATCAGGGAGGCGAGCAAGGATCCGCGCGTGATCTCGATCCGCATGACGCTCTACCGCGTCGATAAAAACTCGCCTATCATCCAGGCCCTCATCGACGCCGCAAACGACGGCAAGCAAGTAACCGTGATGGTCGAGTTAAAGGCGAGGTTCGACGAGGAAAACAACCTACACTGGGCAAAGGCTCTAGAGGATGCCGGCGCGCACGTGATATACGGCATCACGGGCTTTAAGGTGCACGCAAAAGTAAGTCAAGTCATCCGTCAAGAGGGCGGCAAGCTCAAATTTTACATGCACCTTTCTACCGGCAACTACAACGGCGGTTCGGCGAAAATTTACACCGACGTGAGCTATTTTACGAGTAGGGCGGAGTTTGCGAGCGATACGACGACGTTTTTTCATATACTTTCGGGTTTTTCTAAAAACCGCCGCCTGCAGACGCTTTCTATGTCGCCGATGCAGATAAAAGAGCGCGTGCTAGAGATGATAAAGACCGAGACCGCGCACGGAGAGCAGGGCAGGATCGTGGCCAAGATGAACGCGCTAGTAGATAGCGATATCGTGGATGCGCTGGTAAAGGCCAGTAGTGCGGGCGTAAAGATCGATCTCATCGTACGTGGCATCTGCTGCGTGCGCCCGGGCGTGAAGGGCCTCAGCGAAAATATCCGCGTGAGATCGCTCATCGGCAAATACCTTGAGCACGCGAGGATATTTTATTTCAGGCACGCCGAGCCTCAAATTTACATCGCTTCCGCCGACTGGATGCCGCGAAATCTCGAGCGCCGCCTAGAGCTCATGACGCCGATAATCGATAAAAATTTGCAAGAGCGCTTGCTTGAGTTTTTGCGATTGCAGCTTAGCGATAACGAGCTGGCGTTTGAGCTGCAAAATAGCGGCGAATACGCCAAAGTAAGGCCGAAAGATGGCGACGCGCGCATAAACTCGCAAGAGGTGCTCGAGGAGTACGTGAGCGGGATATATAAGGCGACGAAAAAGGATACCGATAAGGGGAAGAGCGAGCAGATGGTGGCGAAACTGCTAAAAGAAAGTTGA
- a CDS encoding prepilin-type N-terminal cleavage/methylation domain-containing protein → MRRAFTLIELVFVIVIIGILAGVAVPRLFVNRDDAIITRAKSDIASIRSAIINSYNTNMLSGRFAYPALEGTNNDVLFEGVLQNGIVPSRQSGWTSSAANVYVFTLRNRAATFTYTQNTGTFVCADNEAGRFCQELE, encoded by the coding sequence ATGAGACGCGCTTTTACGTTAATTGAACTTGTTTTTGTAATAGTTATTATAGGTATCTTGGCTGGAGTTGCAGTGCCTAGACTGTTTGTTAATAGGGACGATGCGATAATCACGCGAGCAAAATCTGACATAGCATCTATAAGAAGCGCGATAATAAACTCATACAATACCAATATGTTATCCGGTAGATTCGCGTATCCAGCTCTTGAGGGTACAAATAATGATGTACTTTTTGAAGGGGTTTTACAAAACGGTATAGTTCCTAGTAGGCAAAGTGGTTGGACTAGCAGCGCGGCTAATGTCTATGTTTTTACATTGAGGAACAGAGCGGCTACTTTTACATACACTCAAAATACTGGAACTTTTGTGTGTGCCGATAACGAGGCCGGTCGATTTTGTCAAGAATTGGAGTAA
- a CDS encoding molybdopterin-dependent oxidoreductase: MKRRNFLKLSALAGVSLQANRIEGVTQTLFDQKKVFCVNRFGPFYANVVSGQITSIDPFEADKFPSTLNNAVADCVQNESRVLYPCVRKSYLEKKGPNKPELRGEEEFVRVSWDTALDLAAKALKENFEKYGSESIYGECYWWGGSGKVSWGRATARRMLTILGGFVSEDGNYSYGAGHVIMPHVIGTIEPNEVPTKWEAVLKSAKTIVFWGSNPVVTNEIGVGAPTHEGYEVYAKLKDMNAKGEKKIYAVDTYKNDTIRYLNSDFIGVVPGTDTAMMIGMCHYLYENKLYDEAFIGKYTVGFNKFKDYFLGTNDNVVKNLDWASKICGVSVKKLEELCASLVKNESLIISGFAIQRQDHGEQSYWALITLASMLGHIGKEGCGFMTCDQGHKTSTDSFIAPALKGLSSVPSEKYTTENSPWVKNKGYVMPNSRIIDALLNPGQEMQRNGEIYKLPHMRVSVSASGSIFTRHQDINRAVQAWKKLDTVITIEPYWTSGAKLSDIVLPAAIEPERNDIEQSNATGEYIFAIKQAVQPMGESRSDFEICKGICKRWGMEEVFNEGKTEMEWIKEIFADAMDQAKALGYDNLPTFDEFWEKGYVKFDKKDEEKKYYTRFANFRENPNKFRLGTPSGKIEIYSPVIAKMKYDDCLGHPAWFEPTEWLGDKEKTKKYPLALNTPHSRFRLHSQLDNSIVRKYAEVNGREPIFISQSAAKKRGIATGDVVRVFNDRGEILCGAIVSDITQDDVVIVCEGAWYDPEVYGKKSLCQHGCVNVLTKDKGTSKLAQSNIAHTNLVQVEKYKGAIRPIRAFSKPKIIGA; the protein is encoded by the coding sequence ATGAAAAGACGAAATTTCTTAAAGCTTAGCGCATTAGCCGGCGTCAGCCTGCAAGCCAATAGAATAGAGGGCGTCACTCAAACGCTTTTTGATCAGAAAAAGGTTTTTTGCGTAAATAGATTCGGTCCGTTTTACGCAAACGTAGTCAGCGGACAGATAACCAGCATAGATCCTTTTGAGGCGGATAAATTCCCGAGCACTTTAAACAACGCCGTCGCAGACTGCGTCCAAAACGAGAGCAGAGTACTGTATCCTTGCGTTAGAAAGAGTTATTTGGAGAAAAAAGGACCAAATAAACCCGAACTTAGAGGTGAGGAGGAATTTGTAAGAGTTAGCTGGGATACGGCGCTTGATCTAGCAGCAAAAGCTCTAAAAGAAAATTTTGAAAAATACGGCTCCGAGAGTATCTACGGAGAGTGCTACTGGTGGGGCGGCAGCGGTAAAGTCAGCTGGGGTAGAGCTACGGCCAGAAGGATGCTAACGATACTAGGCGGCTTCGTCTCAGAGGACGGCAACTACTCCTATGGTGCTGGTCACGTTATCATGCCTCACGTTATCGGAACTATCGAGCCAAACGAAGTTCCTACGAAATGGGAAGCGGTACTAAAGTCTGCTAAAACGATAGTTTTTTGGGGAAGCAATCCAGTAGTAACCAATGAAATAGGCGTAGGCGCTCCTACTCACGAGGGCTACGAAGTGTATGCCAAGCTAAAAGATATGAACGCAAAAGGCGAAAAGAAAATTTACGCCGTAGACACCTATAAAAACGATACGATCAGGTATCTAAACTCGGACTTTATAGGAGTGGTGCCGGGGACAGATACGGCCATGATGATAGGCATGTGCCACTATCTATACGAAAATAAACTATACGACGAAGCCTTTATAGGCAAATACACCGTTGGATTTAATAAATTTAAAGATTATTTCCTAGGCACTAACGACAATGTGGTTAAAAATTTAGACTGGGCTAGCAAAATTTGCGGCGTAAGCGTCAAAAAGCTAGAGGAACTTTGCGCGTCGCTAGTTAAAAACGAGTCTTTGATAATAAGCGGTTTTGCCATCCAAAGGCAAGATCACGGAGAGCAGTCATATTGGGCTCTCATCACGCTAGCCTCGATGCTAGGACACATAGGCAAGGAGGGCTGCGGCTTTATGACTTGCGATCAGGGGCATAAAACCAGCACGGATAGCTTTATCGCACCGGCTCTAAAAGGCCTAAGCTCGGTTCCTAGCGAAAAATATACCACAGAAAATAGCCCTTGGGTAAAAAACAAAGGCTACGTCATGCCAAACAGCAGAATAATAGACGCACTCCTAAATCCGGGCCAAGAGATGCAAAGAAACGGCGAAATTTATAAACTCCCGCATATGAGAGTTTCCGTAAGCGCTAGCGGATCGATATTTACGAGACATCAGGATATAAACCGCGCGGTACAAGCATGGAAAAAGCTTGATACCGTGATAACCATAGAGCCTTATTGGACTAGCGGGGCTAAGCTTAGCGACATAGTCCTGCCTGCAGCTATCGAGCCTGAGAGAAACGATATAGAGCAGTCAAACGCTACGGGCGAGTATATATTTGCCATAAAACAAGCCGTCCAGCCTATGGGCGAGAGCAGGAGCGATTTTGAAATTTGCAAAGGAATTTGCAAGAGATGGGGCATGGAAGAGGTATTTAACGAGGGCAAGACCGAGATGGAGTGGATAAAAGAAATTTTCGCCGACGCCATGGATCAAGCCAAAGCGCTCGGATACGATAATTTGCCTACGTTCGATGAGTTTTGGGAAAAAGGATACGTAAAATTCGACAAAAAAGACGAAGAGAAAAAATACTATACTAGATTTGCGAATTTTAGAGAAAATCCAAACAAATTTAGACTCGGAACGCCGTCGGGAAAGATCGAGATTTATTCGCCAGTCATCGCAAAAATGAAATACGACGACTGCCTAGGGCATCCGGCGTGGTTTGAGCCTACCGAGTGGCTCGGCGATAAAGAAAAAACCAAGAAATATCCACTCGCGCTAAATACTCCGCACTCTCGCTTTAGGCTGCACTCTCAGCTGGATAACTCCATAGTTAGAAAGTACGCCGAAGTAAACGGTAGAGAGCCGATATTTATCAGCCAAAGCGCGGCCAAAAAACGCGGCATCGCAACGGGAGACGTGGTTAGGGTGTTTAACGACAGGGGCGAAATTTTATGCGGGGCGATAGTGAGCGATATAACCCAAGACGACGTCGTAATCGTATGTGAGGGCGCATGGTACGACCCTGAAGTCTACGGCAAAAAGAGCCTGTGCCAGCACGGATGCGTAAACGTGCTCACAAAAGACAAAGGCACGAGCAAGCTAGCGCAAAGCAACATCGCGCATACGAATTTAGTCCAAGTCGAAAAATATAAAGGCGCGATAAGACCTATCAGAGCGTTTTCTAAACCAAAAATCATAGGTGCTTAA